From the genome of Cuculus canorus isolate bCucCan1 chromosome 4, bCucCan1.pri, whole genome shotgun sequence:
GGGGATGGAGATTGTGACACAGTCTTGAATCAAGCCTCTGAGGTCCTCAGTAAGTGCGCAGGCACCCCAGCGAAGGCTCAGCTGTGTAAGGCTGCAAGCTACCCAGCTGAACTCTGAACCTGGAGCACAGGTTGAACTCGAAGGTCTCCTGAAGTCCCCTCCAGCCACAGTTATCCCACGATTCTGCAACTGAAAAGCATAATGCTGCAGGTCAGTTACAAATGACTATGCAGCTCATGCTGGGGAAGCCATGAGTGACGGTGGCTCTCACCTCAAGCTCATCACATCAGCAAAGCACCTCAATGGATCTATGGTCTGGGGAGTGGGTGCAAACAGGCCCTCACATACAGTATATAGCCAAGTATGGGAGTAAGTGATCTCAAAGCAGTGGAGCTGGAAAAATATACAACAGACAGGTTAACAAATTGACGTATTTATTGCTGCCCACACTGAAGCAAATCTTGCCCATTCTTTAGCAGATATACAACTGtcaatgtatttttccttttccacttctcAGCTTTCAGGACTGGACAGGAGAATGTGCAGAACATGTGAGTTCAGACCAAGGCCTGAGAGCAAAAGGAAGCAGCACCACGGTTTTAATACAGATGGCACAGACCAGGCACACTCTTTGGAACACAATGCTACTCTTAACTTCCTGCAAGCACCAAGAACTCGAGTAATTTTCCCCACAGTTCATTTGTTTTCGCCTCCACCCATCAAGTAATATTTACTGAGGGCTGAGGGTCGGGCAGGGACTTCGATTGGGgtctttttctccaggcagctCATTCTCTCACCTAACTCCAAGATTTAAGGTGATTTAAGCACTTGAggattaaaagtattttaacagCTTATATTGCTTTAAGCATCTCAGGTGGCTTAAACACTTACGCTACTTTCAGGGGTTTAACACAGCTTAACTGTCTATGCAACTTGGTGAATTTACAGCAGCTCAGAAGCCTATGCTctctttaaaacaataaaaatgtgcCCTAAACCATCATTTTAAGAGTGCTGTCCTGCTTGGTTCCCCCCAGGTCAGACTAGGTCACCTGCGACAGTCCCCAAACCCTCCAGCCCCTGCCTTTCCAAGGGAGCAGGGGATCTCAGTGCCCTTACCTGGTGGCTGCAAGCTCTGAGGATCATGGACCCCACTCCCCAGCCTTTCCCCAGCCCCATCTCTGCCAAAAGGTGATGCAATCGAAGCGGGGCCAGCTCAGGAAGGCAAGGCTTCAAGGTCTCCCTGCCTTCATCAGCCACCCCACACCTCAGGGATCCCCATGGAGACAGCTCCACAGGTCTCCTCCACCCTACTACCCCTTGATCACACCTGCATGGACATCCAAAGCTGTTCTTCCTGCTTTGGTTTTCTAGACTTTGAATGTTGAGCATGCAAATCATCTGGACCATGGGAatgctgcaggttttttttggcCACAGCAGCCAGTCCCTGCAGCTCACACCCAGCCTGCAATCACATAGGTTTAGCAGGCTGACGCTGCTAAACCGCAGCAAGTACAAAAGGTATTCAGGTCCACAGGCCAGGAAAGACGCACCTCAGTTTTCAGCAAAGAGCAGCCACGGCAGTCTCCTGCTCCAGTGCTTTCCCCTGCAAGGGATCAGAACGAGGGCAGCAACAATTGCTTTGGGCAGTAGGCTTGGGCTGGGTTTGTTTACAAGATCTCAGATCATTTCAAATTTACAGTAAACGAGTTTGCcaaagatgattaaaaatggaaatagtaAGGTCTCATAAAGACTTGTTTCAAATGAAAGCttaatccaggaaaaaaaacatgctgtttttcctctttgtttcctgTGGGCTGGAATCAAATAAGCAAACAgttctggtgaaaaaaaagtgagcagatttctgtcagaaatgtcTCATCCTCTGTCACAGAAAATGGTTATTTTGTCTAGCCTAAACAGAGTCTGTTCAGATTTGGATCCTTGGTTCCACACAGCCCAGACAACTGTGGGAAGCAGTGTTGAAGGCTACCAGGAATTTACAGAGCAGGCAGATTGTCTTCTGATTATGCTGCGATCCACCTGAAGGGATCACAGggacttaaaaaaatgagaagtgatgaaaaaaaggagagagaaaaacaaacttgtCCATTTTACAAAGACTTGGTGAATAGCCTGGCCATTTGAGGTAAAAGCAAACGTGCTGGTAGGTCCCCTTCCACAGAAGAGGATTTTGAGGACAGaggccagcaggaccagcacTGGGAACTGGAAGTGACAACTCCTACAAGTGGCAACAGCTACAGCCTCTGGCACTCCCCAGGACTTGGCAAAAACAGGCTTAAAATGGGCATCACAAGTCCTCAGTGGGGCTTTGTGCCATGCAAGCTGACTGAGGCCAAGAGCTTACAGATTTATTGTTTAAAGGAATGACTTGAACACAGATAATAAATGGCAAGAATATGTGGAGCTCTAAGAAATAAACTACTTTCAAGCCCTTCCCCAAATGATATTAGACATTCAGGACACTTGTTTTCTAGGTATTAAACAACTTTAGGAGAGAGAAGCTGGTCTACTGGGAGATTACATCCATCAGCACGGCCTTCTGGAAAGGATCTTGAAACCTCCGCTGAAGGAGCTGGCACTGGTTTCAGTGTTTGACAACAGCACTGTGGCCACTCCAGCATGGTAATCTCCTGCTTTCCTTGGGGGAATGCTGCAGGTCTTGCCCCATTCCTATGCCACAGTGACAGGACCTCTGGGAAGCCCAGTCTGGACAACAGAGACCCTGCGATTTACAGAAGTCGTCATGGCTGAGACCAGCTTTCCATAAAATATCTCTATAAAGAGATATACACAGTAGCTGATAAATGAATGTGGTTTACCGCAAAATGATACTACACAGGGCTACTCTTTTGAATAATAATCCCATAAATAATATCactaaaaatgcaagaaatctCCAGACTGCACTGCAGCTGCGTTGTGATCCCAGCGCCTTGCCTGTTGTCTTCCTTTTTGCGGCAAATCAACACCAACATAATTCTTTCAGGGAGTTTCTAGGTGAAGACAGGAGCGAAGGGAAAGGGACGTGCCTGTGCTGCCCAGCGCCAAGCCCACGGTTTTAGCCTCGGACAAACGTGCCAGGTGACGGTTTTACAAAAACATTTGGATGCTCCCAGCAGGAGAAAAATCCCCTTTGGCTGTCGGGGGCCATCCAGGAGCTGTAGGGCCGGATTCCACCGCAGCCGCCCCGCTCCTGGCAGGCGAGGGCCAGGGtcaggaggggctgggagggcaggagggtCCTGCCGGGCACCCCCCACCATCGACAGCATCGCGAGGAGGGGGCGGAGGTGCCAGACACCCCCCTGGGGGCTTTGGGAACAGATCGCCTCGCCCCCTGCTCGGGAAATGTCCCGGCCACATCTTGCAGCCGCTGGCAGGGGAAGCCCCGTGGGCAGGGGGCCCGAGGGGGtcctgcctctctgcagcaTCTGCGTTAGCTGCAAAGCTCACCTCCGGCTCCCCGCGCCCTGAGAgctccccctgtccccccgccCGGCCCAGGAGCTCCTCTGGCTTTCGTGGCTCTTTGTTCGAGGGGATCTTTTCCCCCCTTCGCCGCGCTCGCACGGTAACGTTTCTCGCAAGGATTTCCTGCCAAAAGACAATCCCCCTGAGCAAAAGCAGACCGAGAAAGTAGTGACCAATCCTTTCTGGATGGCTGTCACCAGGCTCCTCCCCGCTCCCCGCTCCCCCTGCTAtttgcatacaaaaaaaaaaaaaaaaaacccaaacctcacaACACCCCGCCTGAAAACTCCCGTTTGCCCCCGCATCTCGCTCAGAGGCTCCGTCCCCGTCTGGCAGCAGGAGCCCGGGCTGGGGGACGCTGCTGCGGCTGAGGGCTCCGTGCCCCGCCACCCCGGCCCCCCGAGCCTTTTGCtacctcccctcctcctcctccccgtcCACCTCCTTCTCAGTGCCCCAAAATGCAGCGCCGCCTCTGCGCCCTGCTTCTCCTGGTGTCCCAGTGCGTGGGCTCGGCCGCCGGGCTCTTCCCGTTCGGGGAGCCCGATTTCTCCTACAAGCGCTCCAACTGCAAGCCCATCCCCGCCCCGATGCTGCTGTGCCGGGGCATCGAGTACCAGAGCATGCGGCTGCCCAACCTGCTGGGGCACGAAACGgtgcaggaggtgctggagcaggcttCCACCTGGATCCCGCTGGTGCAGAAGCAGTGCCACCCCGACACCAGGAAGttcctctgctccctcttcGCCCCCGTCTGCATCGACGACCTGGACGAGATCATCCAGCCCTGCCACTCGCTCTGCGAGGAGGTGAAGGAGAGCTGCGCCCCGGTGATGTCCGCCTTCGGCTTCCCTTGGCCCGACATGCTGGACTGCAGCCGCTTCCCCAAGGACAACGACCTCTGCATCCCGCTGGCCAGCAGCGACCACATCCTCCCGGTCACCAGGGAAGGTAAGAGGGAGCCGCTCGGACAGCATCGCCCGGTGCTCTGGGACCGGGGTGGGGGGACACCCTGGAGGTGACCGCAGATAAAGCTCAGGGAGCCTTTCCCGAGGGGAAAACCACAGGCACCGTCGCGGGACTGGCAGCGGCTCGCATCCCTCAGCCTTTTCCCATCCCTAAAGAAACAGTCCGGGATCCCGGGCTGGAGCCGCGCAGCTCTCAGAgggataatttctttttatcatcATGCGCGGGGCTGGGGTGTTTAGTGTTGTGTGCCCCCTCCCTGCTTTACTCTTTCCcgagtcaaaaaaaaaacctttttggAGCAGGTGTGACCTTAAAAGCATACCGTGCCCCCCCTGCGGCGGGGCTGCAGCGAGGTGGGGCGCCTCCAAGGGCGGGCAGcgctgggaggggggaaaaaggcacACAGGAGGAGTCCCTCCATGGAAGGATGGAAAAACGGCGTTTCCCGAAGGAATCCCAACGCCACCTGCTGTCCCTCACTCCCTGAGCCTAACGAGGACTTGTCCCTTGCATTTCCAGCACCTAAAGTCTGCGATGCCTGCAAAAACAAAAACGAAGACGATAATGACATCGTGGAAAACCTCTGCAAAAATGACTTTGGTAAGTGGAAGCAGAGCACCCCCGCGTTGAAACTTGAAAGTTGAGGATCGGGTAGGACTCCCAGCGATGTCAGTGAGGGATGCGACCCAATAAAGTCAAGGCTTTGTCTTATCTGCAGATGGACCCGTCTGACTGCTGGGTCATGAAGCACAAAATTCCAGCTCAGAATAAGACGTGGCCCTTTTTATagtccttttctgtttgctgtttcaAAGTAGTGCTCTTTTATGTGGATGCTGCTGGCAAGCCAAATAGAAAgtaaaatgggggaaaaaagaatcttTCATCCAGAGTATTGCCTGGGGAGAAGTAGAGCAAAGCTTCATTTAGACGTATGAGAAAGAGCTGCATGACCAATCTCACGTATGGTAAGAAAGACTCTCTCCACAGATTAAGAAGGAAGCTCTATGTATCGTTTGACAGAGAAGGTAATGCACAGACAATTGGGGATATAAACTTAATGGGAAGATCTGGGGTTAGAAGAGGACAAGAAAGCCCCTTCGAGGGAGACAACTGAATGGCACATTATCCATACATTAgcatttcaagagaaaaagggaataaGGAGGGGAATCCTTTTATAAAAGGTCAATATTTATACCTGGAAACAGATTTGTAATATAAATACAACAATTCAGaagtctttctttaaaaaaaaaaaaaaacacccaaaatatGAAACCATGACTGTGGGACATAATTGCTAAAACAACCAATAGCTTTGTCCTGGCAAATTGCACTCAGATAAATCCTTCTAAAGCTAAACATGCCCCACATATTCTTACGGAGTCCTGTATCCCCCTCCTAGTTATTTTACCAAATTGAATGCAGCTGTTGGACCAATTTGCCCTCCATGGGATctattctttcaaaaaaacaatGCATGTGAAATATCATTTCCTTACAGGTTTGCCTAAAATCCTCTCCAGCCTAATAAATTAAGTTTAGAAGTTTTCAGCCACAGCAGAGATCAGGTTTCAGATTAGGTCTAGGTACTGGCTTCCCCACCTCCCTTTCAAACTCTAGTTTCAGGAAGACTGTCCTCTCCCAGCAAAAAAATGGAGCTCTGCTTAACGTAGCAAACCTGCCCTCTCTCTGTTTGCAAACaggagaaaagctggagaaaatactaatttagaaaggaaggaaaaaagttgggggagggggaagaggagaaaagaagccCCAAAAATCTCAACCCTAAGGttgattaaaactgaaatgacTTGCATGCCCTTTGTGGCTTTAGAAATGGAGCCACCTGCTGCCTCTTCTGTCAGCCCTGACAGTTTAATTAGCAATAGAGCACCTCCCTCCCCAGGTCCTCTTTATGTGCACTAATGGGAAAAAACCTCTTaatctctctccctctctccctctcctcactcccccctcccctcgctCTATTAGCCTTGAAGATAAAAGTGAAGGAGATTGCCTACATCAATGGGGATACCAAGATCACCCCTgaaacaaagagcaaaaccaTCTACAAGCTGAATGGGCTGACGGAAAGGGATCTGAGGAAGATCGTGCTCTGGCTCAAAGGTGGCCTCCAGTGTACCTGTGATGAGATGAACGATATAAACGTCCCCTACTTGGTGATGGGGCAAAAGCAAGCTGGGGAACTGGTGATAACCTCGCTGAAGAGGTGGCAGAAAGGGCAGCGGGTTTTCAAGCGGTTCTCCCGCAGCATCCGTAAACTGCAGTGTTAGTGGCTTCGGCTCTGGCcgcctccagcagctgcctctgtcCTGAGCTCTCCAGGCCTCCCGCACcttcttccttccatccctATGAGCCTTTAGCTGCCACAGGCACGAGACATGATGACCGCTTTCCGAGATGGGAGGGAGCCCTCTGGTTTTGTACATAGGTTAAAATgtaatagtgaaaaaaaaaaccaacatgaCTATTTTGGGGAAGTATCAAAGTATCTCacttaaagctttttttttttttttttaatggttgcGAACATTACTTTGGTCTGAGGTTTTTCCCTCTCCGTTTTGGCAATGCTGGTTCATTTATATTCCTGCTTCTCTGTATACAAGCATGTTTGTTATGCAAAAGTAGGAGATGCAGAGAAAGACAGCCACGCATGCAACTGGCCTGTCACAGTGGGTATGACTCTTTCACTAGGGTGAAATGGCTCGCCATCTATATTAACACTATAAAGGTCATGTTATGACTCTTGCATGTGATACATAGGCACTAGTAAGAGTATATTAACCATtctcactttttattttctacgAGACTGAGcccttctcagaaaaaaaatgaacaagttttggaactggttgatctgAATGCaacttctttattattatttttcaaattaaaccaTCTGTAGCCTAAATGTAATATACCTAGTGGTAAACCTGAAAGAGTtgtaaaatattgctttaattaACCTTGTAAATACTCCAGATAAATGTTATATTCTTGTATATAAACTTTACATGATAGTTTACCCATTGTCTTGGTCTGTATTCACTTAATCTGTTttgggagaactgggagaaagCTGTTCGACTTGTCTTTGTTATGGCAAAGCAGAGTTTGGCCAGTAGAGAAGCATGAGGAAATATCTAGTGCtgcaatcaggaaaaaaaaccatagtGGACCTCATTTCCCCAAAGATGAACCCACAAGACACAGGACTGAGGTTCAGTCAGCTGATGTCACAGAAACTATATGTCTATTGAGTTCTACGAGATGAAGAGTTTTCTGTGGCTCAGCTGTCTGCATTTTCGTATCATTTTCTCTGAAGATCCTGCTCTTGGCTTATGGGGAGTTGCAATGAGACCACTTGCTTAAAAATCAAATCCATTTATCCATTTCTTATACTTGAAAAAGACGTCTTAAGGAGTGCTACGGTAGACAGAAATATCTCATTTGCAATTAGCAATCCAGAGCAATGGTAGAGGAaggcatttttttgtgtgtgtacacTCACTATCCTTAGTAAGAAAGAATATATAACCTACCTAATAGTGTAAGTGGAGGAAAGCCTTACAAATGTTTTCTGACAAAGAGAATTACCTGCTAGAATTTTATTGCACTTAGCCTGAAAAATAGTCTTGCTTGCCAGTGCTATCACATATAAAGAATTCTTCGTAGTGTCACCAAGAGGATGAACAGTCCAATATTCCCAAGGACAATTTTTTGTGTTAACCATTCACAGACAGAATACAACTAcattagatttttctttaaagtaaaaaaaatctgttaatttcatatatttagTATGGGTTTTTTCACCATCAGAGCAAAAAGATAAAATCTGAAGATCTATCATGttacttttgttttataaaaatgaTTTGTTTGCCCTCTCCCAGAGTCTTAATGCACTCACTACACCTGGTACAAGCAATGGTAGGACTCTAACCAAGCAAGAAAAGAGCAGTCCTCACAAGTGTCTTCAAAAGTAtaaaaatttttatattttataatactgtttttaaaaaaaaccaaaaaaccacaaaccacaaaacaaaaagccccaTTCCAAACAGGCTCTTAATTATTCTGTGGAATAGTATCTTTATTTAAAGGCCAATACATGGCCGAAATATGATTAAAACCTTTCTTCTGAATGGATTTGGCTTCTTAGGAAATAGATTTGAGACTTTTTATGCTATagtgtaattattttaatactggTACTCTGTCCATCATCTTACAGAGCCATCAGCATCCAGATGTCCCATCGCTCTACTCATCTCATTCAGCATATACTGTAATAGCTGTCCCTGAACAACCTTGGGTTTAGAGGGAACAAACATATAGATAAAGAGGAGCAGGCGGAAGATGAgcctgcagaggagagaggTAAAGGAAAACACTTGGAAGAGGTAGTCATTGCAATATGGTCTATGCggactgaaaagaaacagctagGATTGCTACACTCAGTCTATCTCACAGATGCGAAGTCCTCCTATAGCAACCATAAAATTATCTTAATTGGGCTGTCCTAGAAGGCACCAGTACTGACACTGATGAGGACAGACAGGTCACAAGTTACTCACTCTGGGGTCACGTTAAGGCCAAGACTACATAACAGATTTTTGCCAAATCACTTAGGTGTATGAAGGCACATTACCCATGACCATCATTGCttggtcttaaaaaaaaaaaacattccccttTCTGCATCATAAAATAAGTACTGTTACACCATAAAAATCCTGTTCCTGTCAGGAAGaattcaggagaagaaaaataaactagaCTGGCAAACATTCAATTTTACTAGTAAAATCAGCGTCCTGGATTAAGAGCATCCTGCCCTACCTCTACCGATAAAGccttctgcctgcagccctgggatGAATCACTGGGACTATCCACCCTTTGGGTGAATTGGCAGAGGCAGGATTACTTTTCAGATAGCAGTATTTAGGCAGATGTGAAGAGTAATAGGCCTCACGTTTACCCTTTTTAGCTCCATTACCTTGTTGTAAAAGCACTGTGTTAAAAGATGGGTCATATTCACCTCACCAAGGACAGGGAGTGTCTGTGTTTGTTACACTATCTCTTTCCAAAGGTGTATAAGCCAGACATTGCAAAATGTTCACCTAAAAATTAGGATTTTAAATTCACAGTTTGAGGAAACTTCATCTCCCAGATGCTGGCAAAAAAAGTAAACACTtaaattttttacatttttacccTTACTCTCACTTGCTTAATAATAACTGAAACTCTTTGCCTGTGCCTGGCAAATAGTGAATAAAAcatgtaacaaaaaaattacctgAGCCTGTTACTTCTGCTCAGTCTGTCACATATACTGCAGAGTAACTATTACCTGGTATGGTTCGGTTTTAGCAGACCTTTTCTTCTGTACTCGATGAAAAAAGGCAACCCACTGTTGCATTTTTTAGacactttttgtctttttctaattaaaacaacATTGTTAGTCAGCCAATTATGTAGCTCCCATTGTATTTGCTTTCATAAAAACTATAAAAGCAGCTGCCTATAATGGATTAGTTTaagaacaataataatgatAGTTGACATTTATACAGAAGTTTCCATTTAAGTTTCTCAGACTGCCTTCACAAAAATAGGCATTAATATCCCTGTTTCGCAGATCAGGAAAATGAGGCACAATGGAGTAAAATAACTCACTCAAAACCACCCATCAAGTGCCTTACAGTCATGaaaagcagcatattttttGTCTCCAAGTTTTATGCTCTAATCACTAGACCACAGCAATCAGAATGATGTATAATCAAGGCAGCACTTAGATTATAATTTCAAAGCATAACAGCAAACAAGACTCCCTCCAACTTCTTCCCCCTCAATGTGTAGAAAAAATGACTGcccaaattaaaatttaatattcaCCAGCAATATTCCTCACTGTCTTTTCCTTTACTCCTTTTTTATCATTCTCTCTATCCTTTAATTACTTCttaatcctttcctttcttcctcaatTCTCATTCACTTCAGACACCCACAGAGAAGCCACACAGCCTCTCTCTCTTGCCTCTCTCATACAGATACTTTCACCCTAAGTATGGTTTATTAAAGAACTCATGCAGTATAACTACACACAAGCCACAAAAATCCTAACGACCAGGCTTAAGACACACAAAGATCCATGCAGGAAATTCAGTGAGAggcatttaaatttaattaatgaTTTTCTGTGAGGACAGGATGGTGGCTAGATGCCACAAGGAGCACTGCAGACACATGCATGACACATGCAGTCACATGCAGACACCTCAAGCATGGCCACTATTGCTATTCTGCAGAAGGAGAATACACGGATACTTAAAGAATATAGCGAGCATGAGGAACGCACAGATAAAGCACACCTTGCCCTTGCATGGCAGTGTTACCTGCACATCTCAGCCCCATTGTTATAACCCTGTAGTCTCCCCCTGGGGACACAGTGCGCCTCGAGGGCATCAGCCAAGAGCAGAGGCACCGAGGCACCATGACTGAAGAACAAACAGCCTCATTATCCCCCAGGTTCTTAGTGAGGCATGAGTGACCTTCACAcagcctgcagcacagccccttttctgctgcttctgagccCTTCCAAACCCACCAGCCCTGTAAGCCCTCATGATGTGCCCACAGTTGGCAGTGCCAAGGAAGGGCAATGGATTGATTGCTACCAGAGCAGTGGGCGGACTTTCTTAGGTCAGGCAGCCCAGGCTTTTGTTATTAGAGCCAGAAGTTCTTATTTCTAGGCTTCAGAGATATGCCCGTATGATTTATCCAGAAGTTGCTTTCTTATCACCAGATGTAGATTCAGTACAGATTGACTGTCTGATGAAACAACCATAAGAATGGATCTTGTTTGCCTCTGTACGAAGAAGAGAGTTTAAGATACTCACATCACAGGATCCAAGACCCCAGGCTGTCTTACAAACATAAATTAACCCATGCTATATCCCTTTGGGGTGAGTTTAACAGGGTAATGTTTTCCAAATGCATCAGGCCCCTTCAGGGTGAGCTGTGGGCTCCTAAATCACCTAGATGCCTTGGAAAATATTAGCCGCTATCCCCCACCAGAGTTAAAGCCAGTTGGCTGAGGTCAGCCAGCAAACCTGTCACCCAGCCAGGAGGAACACCTCAGCAATCAGCCAGCCAGCCCATCGCTCTCACGACCGATTAAAATAACCaaccaaagcagaaagctgcacCGTGAAGCAGCTGATGGTGCAAACTTCAAAACTAAGTACTGCATACACAGATAAGCTGTCCCACCAGAAAGACCAGCACAAGATAGGAGGTATGCTCAGTGTCTTACAGAACAGACCCAAGAAAAAACATACATGCCAGTGTCTTACAGAACAAACCCAAGAAAGGGCATATATATATACCTTCTAAGACCCATGATAAGGCAATACTTTCAATGCAGCTTTTTCAAAACtcaatttttcaaaaaaaacttCAGTTGACCCTTTTGGAGTACTTTTCAGTCCACAAAGGTGATGCGAAACTCatgaagaattttctgtttggaCAAAGCCAGTGCCATTAGAGGCACAGCAAAAACTAGCAGCAAGATTTAGGAGTGATCTGAAAGGGTAGCAGAAATGCTAATTTAAGCACACTTTCAACTTTCCAGatctttgttttcagagcttAACCCTAGCAGTCTTCATTAGACACTAAACTTTCCATATGGAGCCACCATGGAAGGACATTTTAAGAGTTTTCCATTGATACCTGCTTGTATCAGGCGAGAGATAACTAATCCTTCCCTGGCAATTTCCCTGCATTGTTAGCTTGCTTCGAATCCCTAACATTgtttaattgccttttttgtTATGTGAATCTCCAGCCGTGCACAATAGTGAATCCTGGCTGCTTAAACACTGAGACAGGTGCTTTAGTGGCTGCAGGGCTC
Proteins encoded in this window:
- the SFRP2 gene encoding secreted frizzled-related protein 2; the encoded protein is MQRRLCALLLLVSQCVGSAAGLFPFGEPDFSYKRSNCKPIPAPMLLCRGIEYQSMRLPNLLGHETVQEVLEQASTWIPLVQKQCHPDTRKFLCSLFAPVCIDDLDEIIQPCHSLCEEVKESCAPVMSAFGFPWPDMLDCSRFPKDNDLCIPLASSDHILPVTREAPKVCDACKNKNEDDNDIVENLCKNDFALKIKVKEIAYINGDTKITPETKSKTIYKLNGLTERDLRKIVLWLKGGLQCTCDEMNDINVPYLVMGQKQAGELVITSLKRWQKGQRVFKRFSRSIRKLQC